One genomic window of Chelonoidis abingdonii isolate Lonesome George chromosome 5, CheloAbing_2.0, whole genome shotgun sequence includes the following:
- the NOCT gene encoding nocturnin isoform X2, producing MLEEEPAAAAACSMGNSTSRLYSTLAKTLNSSAASQHREYLEQSDSEQLDPIDPKDLLQECQAVLQKRPPRLQRDFVDLRADSTSSQHPIRVMQWNILAQALGEGKDNFVRCPMEALKWEERKCLILEEILAYQPDILCLQEVDHYFDTFQPLLSRLGYQCTFFPKPWSPCLDVEHNNGPDGCALFFLKDRFTLINSVNIRLTAMKLKTNQVAIAQTLRCTETEKLFCIAVTHLKARTGWERFRSAQGCDLLQNLKNITQGAEIPLIICGDFNAEPTEEVYKEFSNSSLNLNSAYKLLSADGQSEPPYTTWKIRPSGECRHTLDYIWYSQHALNVNSALGLLTEEQIGPNRLPSFNYPSDHLSLVCDFSFNQDPDRLL from the exons CGTGTTCCATGGGAAACAGTACGAGCAGGCTATATAGCACTCTTGCTAAGACGTTGAACAGCAGTGCTGCCTCCCAGCATCGGGAATACTTGGAACAATCAGACTCGGAGCAGCTGGATCCCATAGATCCTAAAGATCTGCTTCAAGAATGCCAGGCTGTTCTTCAAAAACGCCCTCCCCGACTCCAGAGAGACTTTGTAGACCTGAGAGCAGATTCTACCAGCTCCCAGCACCCCATTAGGGTCATGCAGTGGAACATTCTTGCGCAAG CTCTTGGAGAAGGCAAGGACAACTTTGTTCGGTGCCCCATGGAAGCTCTCAAGTGGGAAGAAAGGAAATGCCTCATTCTGGAGGAAATCCTTGCATACCAACCAGACATTTTGTGCTTGCAAGAAGTGGACCATTATTTTGATACCTTTCAGCCACTCCTTAGTCGGCTAGGCTACCAGTGTACTTTCTTCCCTAAGCCATGGTCCCCCTGTTTAGATGTGGAACATAACAATGGGCCAGATGGCTGTGCCTTGTTTTTTCTCAAGGACCGCTTTACATTGATCAACAGTGTTAATATCCGTCTAACTGCAATGAAGCTAAAAACCAACCAAGTGGCCATAGCCCAGACTCTGAGATGCACTGAAACTGAGAAGCTGTTCTGCATTGCAGTCACTCATCTGAAAGCCCGTACTGGCTGGGAGAGATTTCGATCAGCACAAGGCTGTGATCTTCTGCAGAACCTAAAAAATATTACCCAAGGAGCAGAGATCCCTCTAATAATCTGTGGAGACTTCAATGCAGAACCCACCGAAGAAGTTTACAAGGAATTCTCTAACTCCAGTCTCAACCTGAATAGTGCTTACAAGCTGCTGAGTGCAGATGGGCAATCAGAGCCTCCTTACACTACATGGAAGATCCGGCCCTCTGGAGAGTGCAGGCACACACTGGATTATATCTGGTATTCCCAGCATGCCTTAAATGTAAACTCTGCTCTTGGCTTGCTGACTGAAGAACAAATTGGACCCAACAGGCTGCCATCCTTCAATTACCCTTCAGACCATCTGTCTTTGGTGTGTGACTTCAGCTTTAATCAAGACCCTGACAGGCTTTTATAA